The Dromaius novaehollandiae isolate bDroNov1 chromosome 20, bDroNov1.hap1, whole genome shotgun sequence genome includes the window TTGTTCACCAGTCCAGCCTTGCTGTTGACCTATTTCACGCAGTCTTGAGTTTATTTCCAGGTTGTTAAACCGTATGCAAATTCCTTGATGATCTTTTTAATACAGTGCTAAAGATTGAACTGTGGAGCCTTTGCCCTGTGAATTTGGCAATGCTCCTGAAACCTAGACTAATGAATTAAAGTACACGCAGTGCAACTTTGGCTCTGCGGTGTTCGCTGAGAGTTACTTGCACACGTGGCAGCTGCGGTATTTGCGCATGTATTGAGTTAGGAGCATTGCCTGGAGAAACTTGGCAGAAGCATGAATGTGATAGaactgagcagcagcagagctgcagttgaAACCTGGCCAGGTTCAGGATGACCCACTTCAGTGACAGTCTTGGCAGTGTTAAAAAGAGACATCGGGGCTGTAAGCACCGGTCAGGGAGAAGTGGACTGGAGGTTGTACAGGGAGGTGAGGGTGCATATTCCCCTCAGCTTCTCTTTTTAAGTAACGGTAGGATTTGCGTAATAGTAGGGCTGGGGGAAAGTTTTTATTGTGCTTGAAGTTTGCTAACAGGAGCAATGATTGGGCAGTGCTGGTTAATCTTacgcagggatagggacagggacAAAGAACGCGATTTATTGGTTGTGTATTGGCAACACAAAGGCCCATCACCTGCCTGAGGTCAGCAGCAGAACCCAGGGTAGAATTCAGTTCTCCAGAGTCCAAAGCCAGCGTTCTCTTTTCTAACGTCTGTTTGGCTCCCTAATTGCTTCTGCCCTCCACTGTCCAACTTGCTGCTGTGGAAAGAAGGGGGTGTTGTCATGTTTGGAAATGTGGGAGCACCCTCTCTCCATGCGCTCCAGGGAGGGCACATGCTGTAAGTTCTGAGATTTGAGTTTTGATGTTTTATTTGCATCACATTTGCAGCCCTTCTAGCTTCTTCTATTCTTCCTCCAGGGAAATGCTCACCTTGTAGTTCAACACTCACAGCTGTCTTTCACCCTTTTCAGTGAACGCCTGACTGCAGTCTCCCAATCCTGACTTGAATCTCCAGTTCCTCAATAACCATTCATCTCTGTTGCAGTGCcaaatttttctttattttctcctccCAATGATGTCTAAttgaatttctcatttaaaaaaaaaaaattctgacgtGTTATGCTTAGTTTACAGTCTCCTCCTTTCCAGCAGAAAAGAAGGCCAAATCCCTTTAGGAAGCTGATTTCAATGAAACAACTCCAGTTCCTTCTCAGATTTCAGCCCACAGTTCAAACTAACATTGCCCAAGTTCACAGGTCATGCCTTCTTCTCCAGGGCATGTGAAACCTTGGCTGCTCTTTTCCTCATGCTCATTATAATCCACCTGACAAGTGTTCCTAAAAATCAAACATTCAGTATAGCTTCCTCGAAGGGGCTGTACCTGCCTAGCAGGTACTGATCACAGCCCTGGGCATACGCAAAAAGGTAGTGGTAGATTtgcaaatataagaaatatttatatttttgcccCTGAGTTATGTTTTAGGACTATTATGCTCCAAACTTGACTTGCCGACTTCATGCTATAGCCTTGTATGATGCATCAAATTTCAGGTCAGGCTGGAGAAGTGCACAAAACAACTCTTCCAACTGTTCTTCAGGTTGGAAGGAGTCACAACATTGACCAGAACAGGTCTGGTTTTCCCATCTCACACCATGCGAAATTATGAGGGATCGCTCTGCTATGCAGGCATTCCCAGCATGCCCGAAATCCGACAGGGAAACATTTTAGGAGCAACAGAAGCATGTTCCAGACATCCTTTGGTTGCCTATGGAAAGAAACACCAACCCAAACCCCTGTTTTTCTTGTGTGGATGAATACAACCTGGAATAAAACTCTGGGAGGGAGAGCTTCACTATTCCTTGCTGCATATAGACATCTTCCATGACCAAGTGGGTTTATTATTACATCTCCCCAAATCTGTGTCCTTTGACCTCACCCTCTGTACTGGAAAGCAGATCTGGGAGGCACTAGCTCCTCTTTATATCTCAGCTTTCCCCAAACTCAGTAAAGTTTAAACAGACTAAAACAAACAGCTACTTATACATTAGTAACTTCCAGCATTCCCATTCTAGCAGCTGCAGGGGTTATTGCTCATGGCCCGCCCTGGGCCCAGAAGATGCTGACACAACGCCAGCTGCACGCTCGCACTGTCATGACAGGCACAGAAGAGCAGTGCAAGAGAAAAGGGGCTGGAGAAGGCCACGCTGGATCTGCCTGGCTACTGCTCTTTAGTTAATAAAACCAGGCACTTACTCTTGGAGTCATTTGCTGAATGACTTGGAGtcatttgcttttcagtaaaaGCTTCTGGCTTCCACTTTGGCTGCAGTCTCTGCTTTGGGGGTTATTTCTGAAACACACATACACCACAGTAAAATGCAATCTATTTTATTGGCTAATTATTTACAGGGGATTCTTGATATTCACAGTAACATTAGACAAGTTACCTCCACAAAGAACAAGAGTAAAAACAAAAGTGATGGTCCACTGTAAACAAAACTACATGTCCTGCTGGATCTGTTGGGACTGGCTTCAGATCAACTGAAAAGGcattcgggggaaaaaaaacaaaagccagtcAATGAACACAGCCTGGGTATTTTGTGCACTTCTTACAAGATGATAATCCAGAGGCACAGTCAGAGAAGACAGACACAGGACATCACACTCTAAGCTTGCTACATAGGTGTCCACGCATGAATTAATTTCCTCAAGTATAGTTATCATTAGAGTCCTCACCTCCCTCCAAGCACTACTTAATGCAAGCCTAGTGCTAACATCAGGACAACCTCAAATACGGCCAGCAGAAAGGCTGGGACTGCAGCAAAAGCAGTCAGTAGAAGTTATCATCAGGGAGGCCAAGTTTTGCTCAGAGCCTGGCAAAGCGAACTGCAACGTGGGCCAAgaacacagcagcctggggcatgTGGTGGACCAGAGGGAGGCTGTGACACAGGGAGGTAGGTGGCTTCTCTGGATTGTCAACAATTAACAAAGCAAGCACGGCCAAAGCTCACAGGGAGACAGGGACTAGAGACATCCCTTTTTCCATTGTACCTCACTATTTCAGCAAGCTCAGAAGCACAGAGGACACAGCCCTCCACTAGGTGCCAAGGGAGCACAGCTACAGACAGCTGTGAAGAAACACAGTCCCTATTGCAGAGACCTTTTTCTTTAAGAATGCCATCTTCTCTCCTCAACCATCTTCTCTTCAGACCTTCCCTTGGGCCCTTCTCCCCAGACCCCAGCCTGGACTCCCATTTCTAACTCCGGTACTGCCAGACGTTCAAAAGATTGTTCTTACAGGCTGCTCTAAGTTGTTGGGGCACAGGCTAGGAACTTCGGAGTCTTCTGCCCAGTTTCCTGCTCCCTAAGTGACCACTGCTAAGTCAGTGTCACTTCCCTCTCTGCACCCCGCAAGTTGTGTGCTCTCTTCTGTATGAGTGTGAGAAGGGGGATGAACCCTTTGAGTGCTGAGATGCTCATCCACATTGGTAAAAACAATTTGGAGAGACTAGATGCTGCATCTAGGATGAGGCAGAAAAGCTAATGAATGAAGTGAGTTTATATCGGAAGAGCCACTATTGCATAATCCCCAAGTCATCCATCTCTGACACAGAGGTAAGTCTGGTCACTTGAATACAAAAGCAAAGATGGCCAAAAAGCTCCAGTGGCAGCAGGAAGATCAGGCCAAGCACAGGTTTTATTTTAGAGGAAAATCTAGCAAGTCTAGAGGTATATGAAGTTATTAGTGTCAGCATATGAAGCCATTAGTGACTACACCCTGTAATCAGGCATCCCTATAATGGTAACAGCTTCAGTTTGTTCAAGAGAAACCAGTCGGAGCATGTCTCAGCTCCAAACTCCTTCAGAGGTTAAGTCTCTGCAGTGTAAAGCTTTCAAAACATAAACAAGCAACTTCAGCAGTTAACTGCTTCTAGTTTCTCTAACAAGCATTAAGATTTCCTCCCAGCTCTCACATAGGGACTGGAAGAGCCCCATTTTCCTCTCTCGCAACAAAACATGAGTGTTTAGAGAGTACAGAGGATTTTTACCTTTGTGACAGATGTAGAGAGAGGGCATCAGTCTAGAGATGTCCTTCTGTAGTCTGTTGCGGACCCCAGACTACTACATGTGTCTTTCTGTAGTGTTACAGACTCCCTTTGAAGACCAGACTGGGGAATAGCTTTTCCTACCTCTTTTGTCAGGAGGTGGCCAGAATCTTTCCATGAAAGTAGCCTACTTTCATTCAGATGTGGATTTGCTACAGAAATAAGCTCTTTAGAAACCTGAACTTGattttaattcatctttttttttcctgtatttgcactgccaaaagaaaacaagatgtcCAAATAAATGCCTGGCATCATCTACAGGAAGGTTGACCTTAGATGGTGCAATACAGGATCCTGGCAAGTGGCCTGGCAGTAGCAATAACAGATTTCCTATTGCTTTTCAAAGACGGTGGTAGGTTGAGAATGGgcttagtagtagtagtagcacCAACACATTGAAGAACTCACATACACAGGGATAGGCCTTGTCCTTTAATGCTTACAGGCTAAAGAAACATAACTCCCCTTCACAAGCACCAGCTTTCCTTACATGGCTGCTAACAGCGCAACGAGTAGCAACTTCAGAGCAAAAACTGCTACTGTATGTGGCCGGATACTTTCACTTCAAAAGGATTCCCTGTCCACAGGACACATCCCAGTCATCAGTCCCAGTCCAAAAGTGATGCCTATTTTTCAGTGGCCTTCTGCAAATCCCACTGTCTTCCCTTTCAGCCATTTACAGTCACGAAGAAGACATCTTGGGCAGAGGGAAGGCTCCAGCTTTGCACCACACTCTAACAGCACGGCATTCCCTACAACAGGAAGCAGTTTAATAACGAAGTGCCAAACCAAAACTGTTCCCTAGAAAACTCGAAGTGTTTTCTGGGCAACACCCCTCCTGGAAGCTATCCTTTTTTGCCTGTTAAATCTGCAGAGCTCACAGCCCTGAATGGGAAGATTTTCTACTGAGCTACTACACCTTTCCACCACTGGCACCGACAACTCTTGCACCTACAAGCTAGCAAGGTCACAGCATGATTATTAAGACAAAGAGGAGTCACTTGGgtcacaattattttttttaaatcagcccaAGCTGCTCCAaatttcacctgaggagaaacaGATTAAaggctgctttcttctcttccacaaaTCTCCCCTTCACAGGAATGtggttgttttatttccttcatcTCAATCAAGGAATGCCCTCTTCAGACATTTTAACCTCTAGCGGCACAAAAATACTATTTAGGTCCTGTCTCTTTTGCAGAATGAGTTTTAGTAAACTGAAGTCTAGCTCTAGATCCATCCAGGTCTAATTTAACATGAAGTCAATGTGGATTCAATGgtttatttaaaatcttttttgccCTATAGATATGCATTGTCCTGCACCTACTCAGTACATTTCCATGATCAGGAAGTGAAAGCAGCCACACTGAAATGTTAGCACTTAAAGCTGAATAATGCTGCTGGATACATCAGAAGCCTAACAACACTCATCGTACTCTGATGGGCTTGGAGGACCAACCCTCCAGACTCCCAGAAGCACAGGACTCACGTACTCATGTCAGGATGCTCGCTTGCCAGGACAGACCTGAGCCTGTCTCATGTGCAGCACCAAGTCTTCCCCAGCAGCTGCATCTTGTGGAACTCTGTTCTCAGAACTGAATTAGAAGGCGCCATTGGCCCCAAAAGCCACAACGCCAGGGATTTCTCCCCTGGCATTAcgtacacattaaaaaaaaattaaaatagccaTTTGCACACATAGGCTCCATTGGCAACTTTGATCTTTACCTACTGTTCATAAAACCCTCACAGATAAGcatttacaatttaaaaataaaatgtttttttttttaaaaaaaaaaaaagaaaaacctctatATTTCTGTCAGCCAACTAATTTCAATCACGGCATAATCTAAGAATAAAGCAAATACTAGCCAAGAATGGCTACCATGGGATCCTCAAGAGTCAGCccagctgccagcctgcagcctgaGGGAGCAGCGTACCCCAGCTCCTCACATCCCTACAACCCAGCTAGGAACCTGTGGTGAACTTGGATTGATTATATTGTTTCTCTTTCAGCTTAGGAATGATCCAGTCCTCATGACGGCTGCATTTCAAGAGAGCAGAGGTGGAAAGGCTCCTGGGCAGCATCCAGTATTAATGGCAGTGCTCAGTGATATCCACAACAACTGCCTTTTTCCAGCTGAAGAAGAAATAACCCatccctgcccctgctgccacAGCTATGCAGAGGTAGCCATTGTACGTCATGAAGATCAGCATAAGGAAGTAGCTGACCACGACTTGGATGATGTGCAGTACAGTCTGCAGGAGGTGAGGAAAGCTCAGCATCTGCTGTCTGAGAACACAAAAAGCAGAGAACAGTCAGCATCCATGAgacacagaagggaaaatgcagagaaaacttaGTCCATTAGCTGATAGGATGCCAAGGTGGGCATGAAATATGAGGGGATAAAGAAGGCTGAAGGTGCGTAGCCTTTTGCATGCATTTGTCACTTAAAACTATGGTTTTCCCGACAAAGCTGATTGATACAAAGGAAATATGGTGCTCACTGGGAGGACAAAACTGTTTAGCTGAGGAAAAGATTTCTGCAAGTTTATCTTACTCTGTTCAGCAAGCAAGGAGACTTGTTTTGCAAGCAGGGACTTTGACTAGCTAGTCACAGAAGGATCCTCAGTATTTTCCATCAGCGTTGCTGGATATCCCCACCCAAATTCTATTCCTGGGAACTCCCCAAATGTGTTCTCTACCTCTCTGGAAAAAGCGAGCTCGTTTAACACTTTGCtgctttccctcttttcttccccATCCTAAGGAGTAGCCAAGTAATTCAAGCACAGACATCAGAATCCTCCAGGGTCAAGTAATGCCCATGTCTGGAGTTAATAAACTTTGCAGAGAGTTATACTGTCTGCATAAAGTTTCTTCTGTTCCACTTTTTGCCCTTCGCAGCTGCTGAAGAGACTTGTCTTAGAAGAAAGGGAAATTCTTACCCAACAGTTTTATGCGTCTCCATCAAGATGGTGCCATTTGGACCTGGCACTGGCATAGAGTTGTAGCGAATGCTGACCTGGGATTTACGGAGCAGACACTCTCGGGCAATCTTTAGGCCTTCATAAAACATGGCTAGGAAGAAGACAGCCACAAAGGCACCAGCCATTTCTGACAAAAGAGGAAAACTTATTGAATCTGTGCAACATAAGATGAAACATGTCAGAAGAGACACCTTGTAATTCAACAACTATGTCACACTTCACGGGCTATAGCTGGGTACTGTATGCACACTTACACAGACGTAAATGTGAATTTAACACTTACGCAAATTGGAATTGAGTCCATGAAGTGAAACCAACAATTGTTTTTGCTAATAAGACCACTCAAACTCTGGAACTACATGAacatcttcccttttctttcactcCACAGATCCGATGTAAAAACAGGTTAACCACACTGCGCCTGGATATTTTTGCCATAAATAGCCTTATAGAGCAGGGTAATTCCAGCAGTGTTCATCATTTGCAAGCCTTTTGTTTGGATTGGACAAGACAGTTATACTAACCTCCAGGAGTATTGATTGTAAGTCCGGAAAACAGCAGCGGCACGTTCTCATAGCTGAAGTGGAAAGTCATTGCCTGCCAAGACAAAGAACATCAAGATGAA containing:
- the SLC31A1 gene encoding high affinity copper uptake protein 1 isoform X3 produces the protein MLSSYPKSQGPTFLRAFLNHSVGKMSLDHHMMNSSTLPTSHPPEHHHSTAALEHSHGTGMMMMAMTFHFSYENVPLLFSGLTINTPGEMAGAFVAVFFLAMFYEGLKIARECLLRKSQVSIRYNSMPVPGPNGTILMETHKTVGQQMLSFPHLLQTVLHIIQVVVSYFLMLIFMTYNGYLCIAVAAGAGMGYFFFSWKKAVVVDITEHCH
- the SLC31A1 gene encoding high affinity copper uptake protein 1 isoform X5, translating into MSLDHHMMNSSTLPTSHPPEHHHSTAALEHSHGTGMMMMAMTFHFSYENVPLLFSGLTINTPGEMAGAFVAVFFLAMFYEGLKIARECLLRKSQVSIRYNSMPVPGPNGTILMETHKTVGQQMLSFPHLLQTVLHIIQVVVSYFLMLIFMTYNGYLCIAVAAGAGMGYFFFSWKKAVVVDITEHCH
- the SLC31A1 gene encoding high affinity copper uptake protein 1 isoform X4; the protein is MGPTFLRAFLNHSVGKMSLDHHMMNSSTLPTSHPPEHHHSTAALEHSHGTGMMMMAMTFHFSYENVPLLFSGLTINTPGEMAGAFVAVFFLAMFYEGLKIARECLLRKSQVSIRYNSMPVPGPNGTILMETHKTVGQQMLSFPHLLQTVLHIIQVVVSYFLMLIFMTYNGYLCIAVAAGAGMGYFFFSWKKAVVVDITEHCH
- the SLC31A1 gene encoding high affinity copper uptake protein 1 isoform X1 — its product is MGRRAGEKPPWRAGPSGEGGGGACGGGSRGGEPRPRAGRAGPTFLRAFLNHSVGKMSLDHHMMNSSTLPTSHPPEHHHSTAALEHSHGTGMMMMAMTFHFSYENVPLLFSGLTINTPGEMAGAFVAVFFLAMFYEGLKIARECLLRKSQVSIRYNSMPVPGPNGTILMETHKTVGQQMLSFPHLLQTVLHIIQVVVSYFLMLIFMTYNGYLCIAVAAGAGMGYFFFSWKKAVVVDITEHCH
- the SLC31A1 gene encoding high affinity copper uptake protein 1 isoform X2; amino-acid sequence: MSKDDQMRGSDKIAGPTFLRAFLNHSVGKMSLDHHMMNSSTLPTSHPPEHHHSTAALEHSHGTGMMMMAMTFHFSYENVPLLFSGLTINTPGEMAGAFVAVFFLAMFYEGLKIARECLLRKSQVSIRYNSMPVPGPNGTILMETHKTVGQQMLSFPHLLQTVLHIIQVVVSYFLMLIFMTYNGYLCIAVAAGAGMGYFFFSWKKAVVVDITEHCH